In Proteus vulgaris, one DNA window encodes the following:
- a CDS encoding methionine ABC transporter permease, translating into MDEIQILVNNYFPHLKLNVLGEETLNTLYMTLVSGLLSCLLGILIGVALFLTEKEGYKEQISIYRTLSFIVNIFRAVPFIILIILLFPFTKWIVGTILGVNAALPALVISAAAFYARLVELALREVDKGVIEASLSMGANLPTLIFKVLLPESSPALVSGLTVTLISLVGGTAVAGAIGAGGLGNLAYLEGFQRSHLDVVWVATLVILLIVLCIQLLGDSVVRNIDKR; encoded by the coding sequence ATGGATGAAATACAAATTTTAGTTAATAATTATTTCCCTCATTTAAAACTCAATGTCTTAGGAGAAGAAACATTAAATACTCTATATATGACATTAGTTTCGGGTCTATTATCTTGCTTATTAGGTATATTAATTGGTGTTGCATTATTTTTAACAGAAAAAGAAGGCTATAAAGAGCAGATTTCTATTTATAGAACGCTCTCATTTATTGTAAATATTTTTAGAGCCGTTCCTTTTATTATTTTAATTATCTTATTGTTTCCTTTTACCAAATGGATTGTGGGAACTATATTAGGTGTTAATGCAGCACTACCTGCATTAGTGATTTCTGCGGCTGCTTTTTATGCTCGATTGGTTGAATTAGCACTACGTGAAGTTGATAAAGGCGTAATAGAAGCAAGCCTTTCAATGGGGGCTAATTTACCTACATTAATATTTAAAGTGTTACTGCCTGAATCATCCCCTGCGCTGGTTTCTGGATTAACCGTAACATTAATTTCTTTAGTTGGAGGAACAGCTGTTGCCGGGGCGATTGGTGCCGGTGGATTAGGGAACTTAGCTTATTTAGAAGGATTTCAGCGCAGTCATCTTGATGTGGTTTGGGTTGCTACATTAGTTATTTTATTAATTGTGTTATGTATTCAGCTATTGGGAGATAGCGTTGTAAGAAATATAGATAAACGTTAA
- a CDS encoding DNA translocase FtsK 4TM domain-containing protein, with protein MSQEYTEDKNIRLTKISNRRRVWEAILILIGIGAVFLMVSLFSFHPSDPSWSQTTWNEPIQNLGGSIGAWLADILFSAFGLLAYAIPVVVVFGCWNSLRYQKNREYTDFFSLALRTIGALALVFTSCALADLNFDDIYNFSSGGVIGSLFSKALLPWFNVLGATLALLSVWAVGFTLFTGWSWLTITEKIGAVILGTVGFITNRGQHDAEYEDEQDDNTQDFVDDVTEHSNQTEKQSSELTTEESDDILFSAPSALELARQQDIDSSQPSKTEEDELPSFSATNDTDDHVQSLTPAAPVIAESVVENTSEITEEAPEHYRFDIPEAFLKKDIQPEASAPQHSVYSIPEENTSSVKPLVENNPIAQPAESFMPVGRAEPTFSLVPDSDDTLTQAATVTAGVATSALVSHGAQVKQGLGPELPRPNPVRLPTRRELYGIHIPSQREAELRRREEAVQSEPEDELADIQDQANFEQELRQQFLEQQRERYGDEAGEVIEQSTSHYEPNIETPLSSFDYQQDNYRDEPTVTANTFSSAEDNSHDIDENELYEQQQLAAQFKQQLQDRYGDDVSLDDEDDEVLPQISTSAPSLQATTGYQPHIQHSFASQSAKPTQTMEKKVEYPTSNAFLQISPRDDDEEEYTPKIELERELSALEAFSPIDDLLDEEPIEPVFTPIVSEPVTPRAVSQTALQSRIEPQPNMAQHFAQQQQQQQQQQQQQQQQQQQQQQQQQQQQESLIHPFLMRNDRPLQKPTTPMPSLDLLTTPPVEEEPVDMFELERIGKLIEARLNDYRVKAKVVGISPGPVITRFELELAPGVKAARISNLSRDLARSLSAIAVRIVEVIPGKPYVGLELPNKKRQTVYMRELLDSDAFRDSRSPLTVVLGKDIGGQPVVANLAKMPHLLVAGTTGSGKSVGVNAMIISILYKAKPEDVRFIMIDPKMLELSVYEGIPHLLTEVVTDMKDAASALRWSVAEMERRYKLMSALGVRNLAGYNEKIKEAEAMGRPIPDPFWKPTDTIATEMPTLEKEPYIVVVVDEFADLMMTAGKKVEELIARLAQKARAAGIHLVLATQRPSVDIITGLIKANIPSRIAFTVSSKIDSRTILDQGGAESLLGMGDMLYAPNGFVPERVHGAFVSDDEVHAVATDWKARGRPQYIEAITKCGEEGESGNGGGYDDGEELDPLFDQAVEFVVEKQRVSISGVQRQFRIGYNRAARIVEQMEMQGIVSTPNHNNTRDVLSPPPSDM; from the coding sequence TTGAGCCAGGAATATACAGAAGACAAAAATATTCGTTTAACAAAGATAAGTAACCGTCGTCGTGTTTGGGAAGCTATTCTCATTTTAATCGGGATTGGTGCTGTCTTTTTGATGGTTTCTTTATTTAGCTTTCATCCCTCTGATCCTAGCTGGTCACAAACCACATGGAATGAACCTATTCAAAACCTAGGTGGCAGTATCGGAGCATGGTTAGCTGATATCCTATTTTCAGCATTTGGCTTACTCGCCTATGCTATTCCTGTTGTGGTTGTTTTTGGTTGTTGGAATTCACTGCGCTACCAAAAAAATCGCGAATATACTGATTTTTTCTCCCTTGCACTTCGCACGATTGGCGCCTTGGCTCTGGTTTTCACCTCTTGTGCATTAGCTGATCTTAATTTTGATGATATCTACAATTTTAGCTCAGGTGGTGTTATTGGCAGCTTATTTAGTAAGGCATTGTTACCTTGGTTTAATGTATTAGGCGCAACACTTGCATTGTTATCTGTTTGGGCTGTTGGTTTTACATTATTTACAGGATGGTCGTGGCTAACTATCACCGAAAAGATTGGTGCAGTTATCCTTGGTACGGTGGGGTTTATTACTAATCGAGGCCAACACGACGCTGAATACGAAGACGAACAAGATGATAACACTCAAGATTTTGTTGATGATGTTACTGAACATTCAAATCAAACAGAAAAACAATCATCAGAACTGACAACAGAAGAGAGTGATGACATCTTATTTTCTGCGCCTTCAGCGCTTGAACTTGCTCGTCAGCAAGATATTGATTCATCGCAGCCTTCTAAAACAGAAGAAGATGAATTGCCTTCATTCAGTGCAACAAATGATACCGACGATCATGTTCAATCATTAACACCAGCTGCGCCTGTTATCGCCGAGTCTGTTGTAGAAAATACGTCTGAAATAACAGAAGAAGCACCTGAACATTACCGTTTTGATATTCCGGAAGCCTTCCTTAAAAAAGATATTCAGCCAGAAGCCAGTGCTCCTCAACATTCTGTTTATTCAATTCCAGAAGAGAACACATCTTCTGTGAAGCCATTAGTTGAGAATAACCCTATTGCACAACCTGCAGAGAGTTTTATGCCTGTAGGACGAGCTGAACCTACATTTTCACTGGTGCCAGATAGCGATGATACCTTAACACAAGCTGCAACGGTGACTGCCGGAGTCGCAACAAGTGCCTTAGTCAGCCACGGAGCACAAGTTAAACAAGGCTTAGGACCTGAACTGCCACGACCAAATCCAGTACGTTTGCCTACTCGCCGTGAGCTTTATGGTATTCACATCCCTTCGCAACGTGAAGCAGAGCTACGTCGTCGTGAAGAAGCGGTTCAATCTGAGCCTGAAGATGAGTTAGCTGATATTCAAGACCAAGCGAATTTTGAACAAGAATTACGTCAGCAATTTCTAGAGCAACAGCGTGAACGCTATGGTGACGAAGCTGGTGAGGTGATTGAGCAATCCACCTCTCATTATGAGCCGAATATTGAAACACCACTTTCTTCCTTTGATTATCAACAAGATAATTATCGAGACGAACCTACTGTTACTGCAAATACATTCTCTTCAGCAGAAGATAATAGTCATGATATCGACGAAAACGAGCTTTATGAACAGCAACAACTCGCTGCGCAATTTAAGCAACAATTGCAGGATCGTTATGGTGATGATGTTTCGTTAGATGATGAAGATGATGAAGTTTTGCCTCAAATATCAACATCAGCACCTTCATTACAAGCAACTACGGGTTACCAACCTCATATTCAACATTCGTTTGCCTCACAATCAGCAAAGCCAACGCAAACAATGGAGAAAAAAGTAGAGTATCCAACCAGTAATGCATTTTTACAAATCTCACCTCGTGATGATGACGAGGAAGAGTACACCCCAAAAATTGAGTTAGAAAGAGAACTCTCCGCATTAGAAGCTTTCTCACCTATTGATGATTTATTGGATGAAGAGCCGATAGAGCCGGTATTTACGCCGATTGTTTCTGAACCTGTTACGCCACGTGCTGTATCTCAAACTGCATTGCAATCACGTATTGAACCACAGCCAAATATGGCTCAGCATTTTGCACAGCAACAGCAACAGCAACAGCAACAGCAACAGCAACAGCAACAGCAACAGCAACAGCAACAGCAACAGCAACAGCAACAGCAAGAATCTTTAATTCACCCATTCTTGATGCGTAATGACAGACCGTTGCAAAAACCAACCACACCAATGCCTTCTCTGGATCTATTAACAACACCGCCAGTAGAAGAAGAACCTGTTGATATGTTTGAGCTTGAGCGTATTGGTAAACTTATTGAAGCGCGTCTTAATGATTACCGTGTTAAAGCCAAGGTGGTTGGTATTTCGCCGGGGCCTGTTATCACGCGATTTGAACTTGAACTTGCGCCGGGTGTAAAAGCCGCTCGTATTTCAAATTTATCACGCGACTTAGCACGTTCATTGTCTGCTATTGCAGTGCGTATTGTTGAGGTTATTCCAGGAAAACCGTATGTAGGACTGGAATTACCTAATAAAAAACGTCAAACCGTATATATGCGTGAATTGTTAGATAGTGATGCATTTCGTGACAGTCGCTCTCCATTGACTGTTGTCTTAGGTAAAGATATTGGTGGACAACCTGTTGTTGCCAATCTTGCTAAGATGCCACACTTATTGGTGGCTGGTACAACAGGTTCAGGTAAATCTGTCGGTGTGAATGCGATGATTATAAGCATTCTCTATAAAGCGAAACCAGAAGATGTTCGTTTTATTATGATTGACCCTAAAATGCTTGAGTTATCTGTATATGAAGGTATTCCGCATCTTCTGACAGAAGTTGTGACAGATATGAAAGATGCCGCAAGTGCGCTGCGATGGAGCGTGGCGGAAATGGAGCGTCGTTATAAATTAATGTCCGCACTTGGTGTACGTAACCTTGCGGGTTATAACGAAAAAATTAAAGAAGCTGAAGCAATGGGACGCCCAATTCCAGATCCATTCTGGAAACCAACAGACACTATAGCGACAGAAATGCCAACGTTGGAAAAAGAACCTTATATCGTGGTTGTCGTCGATGAATTCGCTGATTTAATGATGACCGCAGGTAAAAAAGTGGAAGAGTTAATTGCTCGCTTAGCGCAAAAAGCACGTGCTGCGGGTATTCACCTTGTACTTGCAACACAAAGACCTTCAGTTGATATTATTACTGGCTTAATTAAAGCCAATATACCTAGCCGTATTGCCTTTACAGTTTCAAGCAAAATCGACTCTCGAACTATTTTAGATCAAGGTGGTGCTGAATCATTATTAGGCATGGGTGATATGCTTTATGCACCGAATGGTTTTGTGCCTGAGCGTGTTCATGGTGCTTTTGTTAGCGATGATGAAGTACATGCTGTTGCAACTGATTGGAAGGCACGAGGTCGCCCACAATATATTGAAGCTATTACTAAGTGTGGTGAAGAAGGCGAAAGTGGTAATGGTGGTGGTTACGATGACGGTGAAGAGCTTGATCCATTATTTGACCAAGCGGTAGAGTTTGTTGTTGAAAAACAACGTGTTTCTATTTCTGGTGTACAACGTCAATTTAGAATTGGCTACAACCGTGCTGCAAGAATTGTAGAGCAAATGGAGATGCAAGGTATTGTCAGTACGCCAAATCACAACAATACGCGTGATGTACTTTCACCACCGCCGTCTGATATGTAA
- a CDS encoding replication-associated recombination protein A yields MSNLSLDFSRNEFQPLAARMRPETLEQYIGQTHLLAEGKPLPRAIKAGQLHSMILWGPPGTGKTTLAEIIGRYAQADIERLSAVTSGIKEIRESIEIARQNRNAGRRTILFVDEVHRFNKSQQDAFLPHIEDGTITFIGATTENPSFELNSALLSRARVYLLRSLSEADIELVLQQALDDTERGLGGRNIILPTDTRKMIAQLVNGDARRSLNLLEMMADIAEVDSQGKRTLTPALLTEISGERSARFDNKGDRFYDLISALHKSVRGSAPDAALYWYARIITAGGDPLYVARRLLAIASEDVGNADPRAMQVAIAAWDCFTRVGPAEGERAIAQAIVYLSCAPKSNAVYTAFKAAIADAKSKPDYDVPEHLRNAPTKLMKDMGLGAEYRYAHDEPNAYAAGEVYFPKEMANTQYYYPVKRGLEIKVAEKLDWLSQQDQNSATKRYRKM; encoded by the coding sequence TTGAGTAATTTATCACTCGATTTTTCACGCAATGAGTTCCAACCTCTGGCTGCAAGAATGCGGCCTGAAACATTGGAGCAATATATCGGACAAACGCATTTGCTTGCCGAAGGTAAGCCATTACCTCGAGCTATTAAGGCAGGGCAATTGCATTCCATGATTTTATGGGGGCCACCAGGAACAGGGAAAACAACCCTTGCTGAGATTATTGGTCGCTATGCACAAGCTGATATAGAACGTTTATCTGCGGTAACATCGGGTATTAAAGAAATCAGAGAGTCTATTGAAATTGCGCGCCAAAATCGTAATGCAGGGCGCAGAACAATACTGTTTGTTGATGAAGTACATCGTTTTAATAAAAGCCAGCAAGATGCTTTTTTACCTCATATTGAAGATGGAACTATCACTTTTATTGGCGCAACGACCGAAAACCCTTCTTTTGAACTTAATTCAGCCTTGCTCTCTAGGGCGAGAGTTTATCTATTACGTTCATTGAGTGAAGCTGATATTGAGTTAGTACTTCAACAAGCATTAGATGATACTGAGCGTGGTTTAGGTGGTCGCAATATCATTTTACCTACTGACACCCGTAAAATGATTGCACAATTGGTTAATGGTGATGCACGTCGTTCATTAAATTTACTTGAAATGATGGCAGATATTGCTGAAGTAGATAGCCAAGGAAAACGTACATTGACACCCGCGTTACTCACTGAAATCAGTGGTGAGCGTAGTGCGCGTTTTGATAATAAAGGTGATCGCTTTTACGATCTTATCTCTGCATTGCATAAATCAGTAAGAGGGTCTGCACCTGATGCAGCACTTTATTGGTACGCAAGGATCATAACAGCAGGTGGCGATCCACTTTATGTTGCTCGCCGTTTATTGGCAATCGCATCAGAAGATGTAGGTAATGCCGATCCTCGTGCAATGCAAGTTGCTATTGCTGCATGGGATTGCTTTACGCGTGTAGGGCCTGCTGAAGGTGAACGCGCGATTGCGCAAGCCATTGTATATTTGTCTTGCGCACCAAAAAGTAATGCGGTTTATACTGCATTTAAAGCAGCTATTGCAGATGCCAAAAGTAAACCTGATTATGATGTGCCTGAACATTTGCGTAATGCACCGACAAAACTCATGAAAGATATGGGGCTTGGCGCTGAGTATCGTTATGCTCATGATGAGCCTAATGCTTATGCGGCTGGAGAGGTTTATTTTCCTAAAGAAATGGCCAATACGCAGTACTATTACCCAGTAAAAAGAGGGTTAGAGATCAAGGTTGCAGAGAAATTAGACTGGCTTTCTCAACAAGATCAAAATAGTGCTACAAAACGCTATCGCAAAATGTAA
- a CDS encoding methionine ABC transporter ATP-binding protein, producing MITLKNVSKIYLRGKKQTVAVDDINLNIEQGDIFGIIGYSGAGKSSLIRLLNRLEPVTKGEVIVGKYNITTSSEREIRKIRHSIGMIFQHFNLLWSRTVRENIEFPLEISGLDKKQRFQRASELMTLVGLADKADEYPSTLSGGQKQRVGIARALANNPDVLLCDEATSALDPKTTQTILALLAEINKKMNITIVLITHEMQVVKAICNKVAVIEQGRIIEQGEVLKIFNQPKHNVTQQFLSQSIQVIDNNDDIDNIKQQSTVIKLLLQEGKKYDYLLYDLISKFNEPVNLIKGNFSQENGFIYLQLNNKSYEIIQYLESNNFDIAVV from the coding sequence ATGATAACACTAAAAAATGTCAGCAAAATTTATCTGCGAGGTAAAAAACAAACTGTTGCTGTTGATGATATTAATCTCAATATTGAACAAGGGGATATCTTTGGCATTATTGGTTATAGCGGCGCAGGGAAAAGTAGTTTGATCCGACTATTAAATCGCTTAGAGCCAGTTACTAAAGGTGAGGTGATTGTAGGTAAATATAATATTACTACCAGTAGTGAGCGTGAGATCCGTAAAATTCGTCACTCGATAGGCATGATTTTTCAGCATTTTAATTTATTGTGGTCACGCACAGTTAGAGAAAATATTGAATTTCCACTCGAAATTTCTGGTTTAGATAAAAAACAACGCTTTCAGCGAGCAAGTGAACTTATGACGTTGGTTGGGCTTGCTGATAAAGCAGATGAATATCCATCAACATTAAGTGGTGGGCAAAAGCAACGTGTGGGCATTGCTAGAGCGCTAGCAAACAATCCTGATGTTTTATTATGTGATGAAGCGACATCTGCATTAGATCCAAAAACAACACAAACAATTTTAGCATTGCTTGCTGAAATTAATAAAAAAATGAATATTACGATAGTGTTGATCACACATGAAATGCAAGTTGTAAAAGCAATATGCAATAAAGTTGCAGTTATTGAGCAAGGAAGAATAATAGAACAAGGTGAAGTGCTAAAAATATTTAATCAGCCAAAACATAATGTGACACAACAATTTTTATCTCAATCAATACAGGTAATAGATAATAATGATGATATTGATAATATAAAACAGCAAAGCACAGTAATAAAGCTGTTACTGCAAGAGGGTAAAAAATATGACTATTTACTTTATGATTTAATTTCTAAATTTAATGAGCCTGTTAATTTAATAAAAGGTAATTTTTCACAAGAAAATGGATTTATTTATTTACAGTTAAATAATAAATCTTATGAAATAATCCAATATCTTGAGAGCAATAATTTTGATATAGCGGTTGTGTGA
- the lrp gene encoding leucine-responsive transcriptional regulator Lrp, whose protein sequence is MIDNKKRPGKDLDRIDRNILNELQKDGRISNVELSKRVGLSPTPCLERVRRLERQGFISGYTALLNPHYLDASLLVFVEITLNRGAPDVFEQFNMAVQKLEEIQECHLVSGDFDYLLKTRVPDMSAYRKLLGETLLRLPGVNDTRTYVVMEEVKQSNRLVIKTR, encoded by the coding sequence ATGATTGATAATAAAAAACGTCCGGGTAAAGATCTTGATAGAATAGACCGGAATATTCTAAATGAGCTCCAAAAAGATGGTCGTATTTCAAACGTTGAGTTATCTAAACGTGTTGGTTTATCACCAACACCTTGTTTAGAGCGTGTACGTCGTTTAGAGCGCCAAGGATTTATTTCTGGTTATACTGCGCTGTTAAACCCTCATTACCTCGATGCATCATTACTGGTATTTGTGGAAATCACACTAAACCGTGGCGCGCCAGATGTTTTTGAACAATTTAATATGGCTGTTCAAAAACTTGAAGAAATCCAAGAATGTCATTTAGTTTCTGGTGATTTTGACTATCTGTTGAAAACTCGTGTGCCTGATATGTCTGCTTACCGTAAATTACTGGGTGAAACTCTGTTACGTCTTCCGGGTGTTAATGACACACGTACTTACGTGGTTATGGAAGAAGTTAAACAAAGCAACCGCCTTGTAATCAAAACTCGCTAA
- the serS gene encoding serine--tRNA ligase: MLDPNLLRNELDAVAEKLARRGFTLDVEKIRQQEERRKVLQVETESLQAERNSRSKSIGAAKARGEDIEPLRQEVNLLGEKLEAAKAELEVLQAEIRDYVLTIPNMPDDAVPNGKDDSENVEVSRWGTPKTYDFELKDHVTLGELTDGLDFASAVKITGSRFVVMKGQIARLHRAITQFMLNLHTEEHGYQEMYVPYLVNHATLYGTGQLPKFSEDLFHTKPLEEEAESQYALIPTAEVPVTNMVRDVILEEDDLPLKMTAHTPCFRSEAGSYGRDTRGLIRMHQFDKVELVQIAHPEKSMEALEELTGHAEKVLQLLNLPYRKVVLCTGDIGFGSRKTYDLEVWVPAQNTYREISSCSNMWDFQARRMQARFRSKGDKKTQLVHTLNGSGLAVGRTLVAIMENYQMADGRIEIPEVLRPYMNGLEYIG, encoded by the coding sequence ATGCTCGATCCAAATCTACTGCGTAATGAGCTAGACGCGGTCGCCGAAAAACTGGCTCGCAGGGGGTTCACCCTCGATGTGGAAAAAATCCGTCAACAAGAAGAACGCCGTAAGGTGTTACAAGTTGAAACCGAATCCCTGCAAGCAGAACGTAATTCTCGATCGAAGTCCATCGGTGCGGCAAAAGCGCGTGGTGAAGATATTGAGCCACTTCGTCAGGAAGTTAACCTGTTAGGTGAAAAACTTGAAGCTGCAAAAGCAGAACTTGAAGTTCTTCAAGCAGAAATCCGCGATTACGTTTTAACTATCCCGAATATGCCAGATGATGCTGTGCCAAATGGTAAAGATGATAGCGAAAACGTAGAAGTTTCTCGTTGGGGCACACCAAAGACTTATGATTTCGAATTAAAAGATCATGTGACTTTAGGTGAGTTGACTGATGGTTTAGATTTCGCTTCTGCGGTGAAAATTACTGGTTCACGTTTTGTTGTGATGAAAGGTCAAATTGCACGTTTACATCGTGCTATCACACAATTTATGCTGAATCTGCATACCGAAGAGCACGGCTACCAAGAAATGTATGTTCCTTACTTGGTTAACCACGCAACTCTGTACGGTACAGGTCAGTTACCTAAATTTAGTGAAGACTTATTCCACACTAAACCGTTAGAAGAAGAAGCAGAAAGCCAATACGCGCTTATTCCAACAGCAGAAGTGCCAGTTACCAACATGGTAAGAGACGTTATTCTCGAAGAAGACGATTTACCATTGAAAATGACAGCTCATACGCCATGTTTCCGTTCAGAAGCGGGCTCTTATGGCCGTGATACTCGTGGCCTTATTCGCATGCACCAATTTGATAAAGTTGAGCTGGTTCAAATTGCTCATCCTGAAAAATCAATGGAAGCATTAGAAGAGCTAACAGGTCATGCTGAAAAAGTACTGCAATTACTGAATCTGCCATATCGTAAAGTTGTGCTTTGCACAGGTGATATCGGTTTTGGTTCACGTAAAACTTACGACTTAGAAGTTTGGGTTCCGGCTCAAAATACTTACCGTGAAATTTCTTCATGCTCAAATATGTGGGATTTCCAAGCACGTCGTATGCAAGCACGTTTCCGTTCTAAAGGTGACAAGAAAACACAACTGGTTCATACATTAAATGGTTCTGGTTTAGCAGTAGGTCGTACCTTAGTCGCAATCATGGAAAATTATCAAATGGCTGATGGTCGTATTGAAATTCCAGAAGTGCTACGTCCTTATATGAATGGTTTAGAATATATCGGTTAA
- the trxB gene encoding thioredoxin-disulfide reductase encodes MSTIKHSKLIILGSGPAGYTAAVYAARANLEPVLITGVEKGGQLTTTTEVENWPGDPEGLTGPGLMDRMFQHAEKFNTEIISDHINKVDLKNRPFRLFGDEQEYTCDALIIATGASARYIGLPSEESFKGRGVSACATCDGFFYRNQKVAVVGGGNTAVEEALYLANIASEVHLIHRRDSFRSEKILINRLMDKVNSGNIILHTDRTLDEVLGDDMGVTKVRLKDTKSDKTEELDVMGVFIAIGHSPNTAIFDGQLELDNGYIKVQSGTQGNATQTSIEGVFAAGDVMDHIYRQAITSAGTGCMAALDAERYLDAQKSN; translated from the coding sequence ATGAGCACCATCAAACATAGCAAACTTATTATTTTAGGTTCAGGCCCTGCGGGTTATACCGCTGCCGTTTATGCTGCAAGAGCAAACTTAGAACCAGTACTGATTACGGGTGTTGAAAAAGGCGGTCAGCTGACAACAACAACAGAAGTCGAAAACTGGCCCGGCGACCCAGAAGGTTTAACAGGCCCTGGTTTAATGGATCGCATGTTTCAGCACGCTGAAAAATTTAATACAGAGATTATCTCTGACCATATTAATAAAGTCGATCTGAAAAACCGTCCTTTCCGTCTATTTGGTGATGAACAAGAATACACTTGTGACGCATTAATTATCGCTACAGGTGCTTCTGCACGTTATATCGGCTTACCTTCAGAAGAATCTTTTAAAGGCCGAGGTGTCTCTGCTTGTGCAACCTGCGACGGTTTTTTCTATCGTAACCAAAAAGTCGCTGTCGTTGGTGGCGGTAATACTGCAGTAGAAGAAGCACTGTATTTAGCCAATATTGCATCCGAAGTTCACCTGATACACCGCCGTGATTCATTCCGTTCTGAAAAAATCTTAATTAATCGTTTAATGGACAAAGTAAACAGTGGCAATATTATTTTGCATACTGATCGTACTTTAGACGAAGTTCTTGGCGACGATATGGGAGTGACCAAAGTTCGTTTAAAAGATACTAAGAGCGATAAAACCGAAGAATTGGATGTAATGGGTGTATTTATTGCCATTGGGCATAGCCCAAATACCGCTATTTTTGATGGACAATTGGAATTAGATAACGGTTACATCAAGGTACAATCAGGCACACAAGGTAATGCAACTCAAACCTCAATTGAGGGTGTTTTTGCAGCAGGTGACGTAATGGATCACATTTATCGTCAAGCAATTACCTCTGCGGGAACAGGTTGTATGGCCGCTTTAGATGCAGAACGTTACTTAGACGCACAAAAATCCAACTAA
- the lolA gene encoding outer membrane lipoprotein chaperone LolA translates to MKKVLFAVCAMTLISSQAAWADARQDLQQRLNKVNSFQANFSQTVTSNEGTLIQKGEGNLKVQRPDLFNWQMTAPDESTLISDGKTLWFYNPFVEQVTASWLESATTNTPFMLIARNDSKEWQNYEVKQTGDRFELTPKVENNLKHFTITVLPNGQIQQFAATEQDGQVSNYQLTAQTVTPIDASAFRFTPPAGVTVDDQRQ, encoded by the coding sequence ATGAAAAAAGTATTATTTGCAGTGTGCGCGATGACATTAATAAGTAGCCAAGCCGCTTGGGCTGATGCGCGCCAAGATTTGCAACAACGATTAAATAAAGTAAATAGTTTTCAAGCTAACTTTAGTCAAACTGTCACTAGTAATGAAGGTACCCTTATTCAAAAAGGGGAAGGTAATTTAAAAGTACAACGTCCTGATTTGTTTAATTGGCAAATGACAGCGCCTGATGAGAGCACATTGATTTCTGATGGCAAAACATTATGGTTTTATAATCCCTTTGTAGAGCAAGTCACAGCGAGTTGGCTTGAAAGTGCGACAACCAATACTCCGTTTATGTTGATCGCGCGTAACGACAGTAAAGAATGGCAAAATTACGAAGTTAAACAAACGGGTGACCGTTTTGAGCTAACACCCAAAGTAGAAAATAACTTAAAACATTTTACGATCACCGTGTTACCTAATGGGCAAATCCAGCAATTTGCTGCCACAGAACAAGATGGTCAGGTGAGCAATTATCAACTCACGGCTCAAACGGTTACGCCAATCGATGCATCCGCATTTCGCTTTACACCTCCTGCGGGTGTGACTGTGGATGACCAACGTCAGTGA